CAGCATGGAAAATAAATAAATAAAAACAGCTAATCGAGGAAACTGCCGATGATCAGTTTCCTACAGTTGCACCTCGTAAAATTTGTTGGGGATATTACAGAAATCACTTCCTCGATTTCATATCGATTATTGAAGTTAAGGTCTATCCAAAAACTCATAGATAATTTGAATTTGCCAGACTTTTAATGCCTTTCGATTAAGTTTCAATTTCGCTTTTATTGGCTTGATCCAGTCGTATAGAGTGCTCCGGTGGACGCCGTATTCCTGAGCTATTTCAGACATCGATTTGACTTTACCCGGCATAGTTTTAAGAATTATAAAACAATGGGATCAATGCTTATTTGCAGAATCCGGCACATTCAAAAATTCACAGATTAGCTTAACCTGCCATGGGAGCAAGTAGAGGCGTTGTCTATTCAATTGGAGTTGGGGACGAATTGGTTTTATCCAAATCCTCAGAGTGTTCCGATGAACACCGTATTCATCAGCAATTTGCTGGAAGGTTTTAACAAGACCGGGCATAGGAGCGAGTTTTTTACAAAGTTAATGCGTCACAACACAGACTTAGCTCTTTCTGTTCCGTTTTCCACTTAATTCCATTATTTGCGTCATAGAAAAACAAAGCCCCGGCAAATTTCCGGGGCTTATTGGTCAATTGCTGTATTTCTCAAATAGCTTTTGCATGTCACTGCTTACCTTTTTGTCAAGAAGCCGGGCATATACTTTGGTCATATTAATAGAACTGTGTCCTAACATTTTCGAAACGCTTTCAATTGGAACATCATTATTAAGAGTAACCGTAGTGGCAAAAGTATGCCGTGCAATGTGCGTACTCAGGACTTTCGAAATTTCGCAAACATCTGCTATCTCTTTAAGGTAGCCATTGAGTCTTTGATTGGAGGAAACCGGCAACAGAACGTTTTTGGCAATACAATGGGGGTGATTGCTGTACTTATCTATGATCTGAGCCGCGATGGGCAATAATGGTATGTGGCTTGGGTTATCGGTCTTTGTGCGGTTAACATGTATCCACAGGTTCCCATCGTCACCTTTGACAAGGTTGTCCTGAGTGAGTTTTTTCAAATCAGAATATGCAAGTCCGGTCATACAGCCGACCAGAAAAATATCCCGAACCTGGCGCAATCTTTCGCAAGGGAAGTCCTTGTTTTGAATGGCGGCCAATTCTTCCTCAGTTAAAAAGCCCCGGTCAACTTTTCTCAGAGACATTTTATAGTTGACAAACGGATCTGCTTTAATCCAACCGCTTGCCAGTGCAATGCGGACAATCTTTTTAAAGTTCTTCACGTATTTAATTGAGGAATTGTGACCGCATTTGCGAACAGTCTTAAGATAGAACTCCATGCCGGTCAGAAATTCGTGATTGATTCCGCTCAGCGGTAGATCTTCCTTTTTGTATTTCCATTTGATGAATTCCTTCACATGCCGGAAAGTAACCTCATAGCGTTGTTTCGTTCCATTTGCGAAGTCCTTTCCAACGAGTTGTTTCACTTTATCATTATGTTCCTGAAAAATGGTCAGGATCGTTTTTTCGTCCGGGTTAATTCCAAGCCATTTGTTTTTTAGAGCCAGTGGCGATATTTCCTCACCATCCTCACGCATCTGCCGCATTAGTTCTCTTAGCTGATTCTTTACTTCGCTGATCTGGTCGTTCACATCCCGGGCTTCTTTGGTATTACCTTTAGCACCTCCGATTTCAGCTGACCACAATTCCGGATTGATTTTCCGTCCGATTGCAATTTCCACCGACTGTTTTCGGCTTGTCATGCGCAGATAAATAGGGACTTCTCCATTTTTTAACGCTTTGCTTTTTCTGATTATGAACAGCAAAGAAATCATTGTTCTTGTCATAAAATTACCTCCTGTTTGATTAAGTTAAAATTAAACTCATGAGGTCACCTGACAAAGCGCAAAAACGTGAAAAACAGGTAAAACGAAACAAAAACGTGACCTATTCCCATAAATCGCAATAGGTCACGATTTATCCCACGGAATAGGTGTCTTTTGTGCCGATTTATGCTTCATGGTGAAAAATGAAAAACCCCGAAAGTGTAGTATTTTCGGGGTTTTGCGTGATTTTGCGTTATACCGCTGGCGGAGAGAATGGGTGTGGGAAACACCTTCTGCGTCCCTTTATTATAGCAAGTTTCAGAACGACTGCACGATTTTGCAACCTAATTTGCAACCTCTAAAATTTGCCTCAATTTGTATTGAAATGAACTTCTTTACTTCACTCCAAAGATACAATAGATACAGGCATTTCCGACTAAAAGAGTGAAATATTTTTAGATATTTCTGAACATTATTTATCCAAAGCGAAATCCTTTTGTTTATCTAATCAGGGCAGATTGCCCTTTTCATTTTAAATATCAGCCCACGCCTGTTATTACCCTGGTTTTTATTAGAATACGTTGTATTACAAAATTTTATATTATTTTTTGCATAATAATAGAGTTGTAGCACAACATAACAATAGAGGTTTTACACAACATGTTTGAGGTGATGTTGTGGACGCGCCGCTCAAGTTGATCAGTCTGCACCGTTTTATTTTCCACCTCAATACCTTCATTACTAATATAACTGGTGGTCAAATTATTTCGGCATAAGGTGATCAATACGTCCGGCACCTCCAGCGATTCGCAAATTCAGCGACACAATTCCGATTATAGTATTTGAAACATGTTTGGTCGCCACAGTATTACAACATTAATAGATAAAGGTAATATGTAAATTGTGAAAGCAATAGATATAATTATGTAACGCGCTATGAGTGAAGTATACTCACCTTTGTATCGTGAAAATTCATTCACAAATAAATTTCAAGAAAATGAATTCAACAGAAATTAAAGGAAACTGGAACGAACAAAAAGGCAAACTCAAACAGAAATTTGCAACCTTAACCGATGATGATCTGATGTATGCCGAAGGCAAGAAAGATGAAATGCTAGGCAAGCTTCAAATCAAGCTTGGTAAAACCAAAGAGGAATTGCACAAAATTATTGGTGCCCTATAATGGTTTGCGTATTTCACAAGGTATTGCTTCTAATCGCGAGGCAATGCCTTGTGATTCACACAAGAATTAGACAAAAAGTTCTCACTTACCATTTATTGGCTTCAGAAAATATCAAGGTCTCGCAAGAGAGTACATATAGTAGCAACAATTTATAATAAGCAAAGTTATGAAAAAAGGAAAAGTAATCTTAAGTATTGCAGGTGCAGCTGTTTGTGGCGTTGCTGCATGCGCATTGTTAGGGGTTTTATTCGCACCCCAAAAGGGTTTGAAAACCCGAAAAAACATATCAAGAAAGAGCGAAGATTTAGCAGAAGAGTTAAAGGATAAGTTCAACGAATTTCTGGATTGCGTTTCTTGTAAATGCTCGGATGTTAAAAAGTCGGTTTCTGACTTTGTTGAACATGGAAAATAACGGATTTTTATAAAACGGAAATATTCTTAGGGTTAATAATACAACCCTATCTATCGCCTGTTGAATTCAATGCCCCGCTGAAAATATCGGGGCTTATTCGTTCGCAAAATCGGGCAATAATTTAATCCTATTTAAACGGATTTATGTTAAAGAGAATGAAATGAAAGTAAGACATTCTTTCATCTACAAAAATAGCTTAAGCTTAGTATTAATTACTTTAATGCTGGTCTTTTGGGCTGGTCAATTTATAGCTGGAATGAAAACAATGGATGAGGAAAGACACGAAAATGGATTTCCACCACTTTCTATAATTGAATATGCAAAGAGCGGTCATTTCATTCAGGCTACTTTTGAAAACTGGGAAAGTGAATTCTTACAGATGGCATTTTATGTTTTTCTTACAATTTATCTTAGACAAAAGGGTTCTTCAGAATCTAAAAGCCTTTACAA
This sequence is a window from Bacteroidota bacterium. Protein-coding genes within it:
- a CDS encoding site-specific integrase, which translates into the protein MTRTMISLLFIIRKSKALKNGEVPIYLRMTSRKQSVEIAIGRKINPELWSAEIGGAKGNTKEARDVNDQISEVKNQLRELMRQMREDGEEISPLALKNKWLGINPDEKTILTIFQEHNDKVKQLVGKDFANGTKQRYEVTFRHVKEFIKWKYKKEDLPLSGINHEFLTGMEFYLKTVRKCGHNSSIKYVKNFKKIVRIALASGWIKADPFVNYKMSLRKVDRGFLTEEELAAIQNKDFPCERLRQVRDIFLVGCMTGLAYSDLKKLTQDNLVKGDDGNLWIHVNRTKTDNPSHIPLLPIAAQIIDKYSNHPHCIAKNVLLPVSSNQRLNGYLKEIADVCEISKVLSTHIARHTFATTVTLNNDVPIESVSKMLGHSSINMTKVYARLLDKKVSSDMQKLFEKYSN
- a CDS encoding CsbD family protein codes for the protein MNSTEIKGNWNEQKGKLKQKFATLTDDDLMYAEGKKDEMLGKLQIKLGKTKEELHKIIGAL
- a CDS encoding YtxH domain-containing protein: MKKGKVILSIAGAAVCGVAACALLGVLFAPQKGLKTRKNISRKSEDLAEELKDKFNEFLDCVSCKCSDVKKSVSDFVEHGK